A genomic stretch from Gavia stellata isolate bGavSte3 chromosome 24, bGavSte3.hap2, whole genome shotgun sequence includes:
- the LOC132319108 gene encoding exocyst complex component 7-like: MIPAEEVSARRRAIEGNLKQEEETLSFIKESLEKSDQLTKNMVSILSSFESRLMKLENSIIPVHKQTENLQRLQENVEKALSCLDHVISYYHVAKDTEKIIKEGPTGRLEEYLNCMDKIQKAVEYFQDNNPDSPELNRMKSLFERG, encoded by the exons ATGATCCCCGCCGAGGAGGTGTCGGCCCGCAGGAGGGCGATCGAGGGCAATCTCAAGCAG gaagaagaaacccTGTCCTTTATCAAAGAGAGCCTTGAGAAGAGTGACCAGCTTACAAAGAACATG GTTTctattctttcctcctttgaaaGTCGTTTGATGAAGCTGGAGAACTCGATCATCCCTGTCCATAAACAGACAGAGAACCTGCAGCGCTTGCAGGAGAACGTGGAGAAGGCCCTGTCCTGCTTGGATCACGTCATCAGTTACTACCATGTGGCTAAGGACACAGAGAAGATCATAAAGGAAGG ccccactgggaggctggaggagtACTTGAATTGCATGGACAAAATCCAGAAGGCGGTGGAATACTTCCAGGACAACAATCCAGACAGCCCAGAGCTGAACCGCATG AAATCCCTCTTTGAGAGGGGC
- the LOC132319109 gene encoding exocyst complex component 7-like codes for MTRHSKPVPPILMVDLISGDDEMETQEEMSLEHLPESVLHDIISISGWLVENGRNQDFMPVYFQIRSVQLDRSIKGLKDHFRKNSSSTGVPYSPAIQNKRKDTPTKKPLKRPVLIPGNVRLCVRVLALVLALFTSVCGEALLGLFLLKQRVCLGYLEKGGWLGKAVTSRDNPSGLLKSICAIAAVSWSCS; via the exons ATGACACGACACAGCAAGCCGGTCCCACCCATCCTCATGGTGGACCTGATCAGCGGGGATGATGAAATGGAGACGCAGGAGGAGATGTCTCTGGAGCACCTCCCGGAGAGCGTCCTGCACGATATCATCAGCATTTCTGGCTGGCTGGTGGAAAACGGCAGGAATCAAG ATTTTATGCCTGTTTACTTCCAAATCCGCTCTGTCCAGCTTGACCGCTCCATCAAGGGGCTGAAAGACCATTTCCGTAAGAACAGCTCCTCCACTGGAGTGCCATATTCCCCTGCCATTCAGAACAAAAGGAAGGACACCCCCACCAAAAAGCCACTCAAGAGACCAG TCCTCATCCCAGGTAATGTGCGTCTATGTGTGCGTGTGCTGGCCCTGGTGCTCGCTCTCTTCACTTCTGTGTGTGGAGAGGCTTTGCTGGGTCTCTTCTTGCTAAAGCAGAGGGTGTGCCTGGGATATTTGGAGAaggggggctggctggggaaggctgtgACATCCAGAGATAACCCCTCTGGTCTTTTAAAATCAATCTGTGCCATTGCTGCTGTTTCCTGGAGCTGTTCCTGA